The Acomys russatus chromosome X, mAcoRus1.1, whole genome shotgun sequence genome segment AGGCCTGTTGTCTCCGATTTGAGATCTGGTCACAGGACATGGCTGTTCATATCCACAAGGCACTTTAATAAGATCACTGACTTAGGACCCCTGCATCTACTTCAGTTCCAAGCAGGAAACAGAACTCCTATGTAAGAGCTGTAACCATGTGACAATTGgctaaaagaaacacaataaaagacAGCTGGTCACAAGTTCTTACTGCAAAACGTCACGGTCTAGGACTTGTGGGGGCTGGGATTTTTAATCCTGATTGAGAAGGCATGGAATTCTCAGAGACCACACTGAACCGTGGTTAAGGCACAGTGTAGTAACAGCAGAAACAATCTCTCCCTAGGTCTGCATGCATGGACAAACAGGCCACTAGCCTTCCATGCATAAAATGGTTGGTATCTTCCCCCTCAGATCAGATACACAGAAAAAGCACAGAGAGGgacaggggaagaagaaaagcacGGGTAAAGTGACCGATAGTGGACACTAAAGTACTGATAAGAATATATAGGTCTCGAAAGTGCAAAGTTAATTCAAACATCAAGACTGTCTCCTTAAAACAGTACAAGAGGGCctggtatggtggtacacacctgtaattctattacttgggaggcagaagcaggaggatagcaagtttgaggccagcctggactataagtgagttccagatcagcctgaattacatagtgaaaccctgattcaaaactcaaaaacagaaaataaaacaacaaagagtAGCTGGAAAGGGCTGAGGGCATAGTTATATAATATGAGAGCCTAACAATCATAAGACCCTatgttctattcccagcactatGATGGGAGaagaatacatttaattaatACATCACTAAATGCATTTTACCAACGTAATTTTATGATCTCAactattcaggaggctgaggaaagaggatcacaagttcaaggtgtGTCTGAACTGCAaagtgatcctgtctcaaaaaagaaaactaaggtaAAAAGAGGGCTGTGGGTATAGAGCCATGGTAGACTGCTTGTCTATAATGTACAAAGTTCCACCCTGGGAACTAGGGAAGGGGGATATAAATAGAACAAATACTATATAGTAAAAgacatcaatttttaaattttattttttaaccccatcccacccccatcaTCAATATTTCAAAAGTGGATGGGTAGGATGTGTTGAAGAAATGGTTCAGCATAGTTTCTGCTACTCTTAGAGAGGCCTGAAGTTCACTTTCCAGCACCCCAATTAGGCAGCTCAAAATCTCCAGTAATTCCAGCTCTAGAGAGTACATCTGGCTTCCACGGGCACTAGCACACatgtaacatacacatatacacacatgaaaataaaatctttaaagaaatggcTAGTGCATGTTAAGCCTTTACACAAAGCAATCATTTTCACTTCACTACATAAAGTGACTGCTTCCCATAGTCTCCCAGACTCCAGAGTTATTTGCTTAGCATGAGAATAGATATAAGCTAATTAAGTACAAAGATGGTGAAGTGAAAGTTAGGAAAGAGGGAGCTGGAAATGAAAGAGATGTGTTTGCACAAATATGGCACTTAAAATGATAATACTAGAAACAATTTCATCCCCTTACATTTCAAACTAGAAATGACACTCTTGCAACTTAGTGAGCCATCATATATGCTGAGGGTGCCTGAAGTGTTTTAAGGTGGTGCTCTGTGCAAGCTAGGCCAGGCTTACCTGTGAGTAGTAATCTGTGGACGGTGATGAACGGGACCGTTCGTGAATATACTGGGGCCTCTGCTGCTGATCTAGACCAGCATCCAGAATATCATCTGCTGAATGGTACCGCCCAGAACTCTTGGCTTCCAGAGGTTTCTTCTGTTCCTTCCAAGATGCTTGGTATTCTGCAAAAGTTCCAAGCCTTTTGGGTGGGTTCAATTTCTCTGAGGCTTTTTCTACTTTGCTGTCATCACTGAGGAACTCTCCACAGGAGGTGGCCCGTGACCTCTTTTGGAACCAGGGCTCAGTACTCTCACACTCATGGCCCTCTGTCTGTGGCCTCTCAGCCTTCTCTCTTGGGGGTCCACAGACAGCTTGCCTATGGCCTGGCTTCTGGAGAAGAGATTTACTTGTTTCTTCAAAAAACTTCCACCTGTCAGCAAACGTACCCACAGTATCCTCAGGTGTCCTGACATTAGGATGAGGATTGTGGTCCCCTGAAAGTCCCACTTCGTTAATTTTCTCTGGCTCAGAATAGGATTTCAGTTTCTGCTCTGCTGTGAACCGTTTCCGGCCTCCAATTCGAAGAATGTGGGGTACACCACCTCCAGAAGAGGGTAGCTTGGCCAGACCCGCCTCACTGTGGTGGGGAACAGTGTCTGGCTCCCCAGggaaagaagataaagaagatgAGGCAGTGTGGTCACAAGTCCTCTCTTCTGGTGGTCCCAAATACTGATCTGCTGGGGTGGGATCTAAATCACGGCGCTGGAAAGAGGTGGCCTTCAGGACACGTGTCTGAGCCTCCTTCAGGTGCTCTTTATAGGTACTGGGGAAGGGACCTTCTGGGACAGCTCCCACATCAGCTCTCCAGTCTCCAGCACAGTCTTCAGCTTCACTGTCTCCAGCCAGTGTTACAGTGCTCTTGCTTTTCTGCAGCTTTGCTCTGCGCATTTGGATCTCATTCCTCAGTGTTGTGGCAAAACGGTCACTTCTCCGTGTGGGTTTACCCATCTGGGTATCAAGCAGTGTCAGTTTCTCGTTTCCACAATCCTTGCTATTCTCAGGTCGCCATGCCCCATCTTGGGTCAGAGAGTGCAGCATGGGTGTCCTCTGACGAGAAATTCTCCCACTGTCTCCATCCACCACCGTGAAGTCATTGCCAGGACACTGCAGACTAGTTCTCATGGTATGGCTGGCTCTAGGATGCTCTTGGACTCCTGAGCAGCAACCTTCAACTCCTGCATTTAGCTGGTGATGCCCCTCTCTGTCCTGAGAGGCCAGGGTCTCCTCATGCTGCTGTAGGTAGCCCCTCTGGCCCACTGGGCGCAAGAAAGGATATTCACGGTCCACAGGAGTTGTTGTGTCTGAATGCCAATAGTCACCTCGGGGTATCACAACTTGGGCACTCCCCTGCACAGGCTGCCTGGGGAGCACAGAAAAATGGTGGCTCCGCCCTCTGTCATCTAGCTTCTGGTTGGTAGAACCAGGCCACCTCACCTGCACAGGGTTGTCATCCTGGGATGGTGCAGGAGCTTCCTGCAGACCTCCGGCAGGAGTTATGTGAGGCAGCTCCCTTGGTGATGAGAGGATCCTTGTGCTCTCATCACTGCTCTGCCGTGGGTGTTGGCTCCCATGGTAAGACTTCAGGAAGTGTACGTCTGTGCTGGACAGGGAGAACTGGAGCCTGCCTGAAGCCCCTGAAGGTCCACCTGTTCTATCATCAGAGCATAGCCAACGGCAATCTGGGTGGCCCTCTGGCTGGTAAGCCAAATTTCCTATTTCTTTGCCACTGCTTGGGTGTGCAAGCCTCCACTGTCGATCGGTAGTTTCCAGTCTGCGGTCCCCTCGAGGTTGCACATGGGGTAAGGTAGTAAAATGCTGCATACTAGCCTTTTCATGACCCCTAGCTGCCACAGCAAAGCTATCACTTCGCAAAGGAGgtgcaagaggaggaggagaagatgggcCTTTTTTCTTGTCAGGAACATACCAGACAGGCCCAAAATTGGCTCTCCCAGAAGTGGCTATTTTGGGCTCAATATTATCCTCTGCCCGTGGGCTTTTACTGCTGTTACCAGGAACCCTGGGTGTAAAACATGATGGCCTGTCCTGCAGTCCCTGAGGATCACTTGCAGACTGACTTTGTCGGCCACTGCCTGGCCTGGAGGCCTCCCAAAGGCCAACTTTGTAGAGAATGTTCTCAGTGGAAGAGGCATCAGCCTTGGGCAAGGTGTGGTCAGGGGTGCTAGAACAGGTGGAAAAGGAGCCATAAGCGGAGTCTCGCTTGCTGTGGCCACCCAGGTGGTCAATGCTGCTGTTGGACTTGGCAGACGAGAGGTGTCCAGATGGGTAAAGCTGGGAGCTGTGGTCCAGACTGTCTATGCTGCCCACGGAGCTGAAGTGGTCAGAAGTGCGCTGTAGGCTTGTGTGCTCCCACGAGCCAGATAAGTCATGGGAGGAGGAACTACAAGGAGAAGAAGCACAAAGAAAGGTTTGCAAAGAGCAAGATCTGAGGACAACTGCATTTGTGAGTGTAGCTGGTCCTCCAGAGAGAAGGATACTTAACAGTAACTGATTGGTAACAGGGGAAGGGGGCATTTCTGAGGGCACACTAAAAAGACTATCAAGCTACTGAGTGCCTTTTAAAATCCTTTTCAATGCTACTACATTTTCTTGAACTAATGCTCACAGTAATGCAGCATGGACTGGAAAAATGACAGCTCATGTCATTTtagctctttaaaattttttaaattcattttgtatacatgatgtgtgtgtgtgcgcgcacgcatgtatgcatgcatataggCACATGTCATAGCATGTGTGCATAATGGAATTGGTTCTCTGCTTTctatgggttccagggactgaactcaggtcatcttgcACTGTTAGCActtttatcccctgagccatctcaccaagtTAATTTAAGCAGACTCATAATATCCGATTAGATTGAAACATCAATTAAAACTCTTTTAACTTAGCTGGGAGTGggagcacatacttttaatctcagcgcATGGCATAGgtggaggatctttgtgagtttaaggctagcctggtctacagagcaagttccaggacagctaggactatgtagtcagagcctgtcttgaaaagcagaacaaggctgggcagtggtggcgcacgcctttaatcccagcactcgggaggcagaggcaggtggatcgctgtgagttctaggccagcctggtctacaaagcgagtccaggacagccaaggctacacagagaaactgtctccaacCTACCCCCATGcctgaagaagaaaatataaactagGAAAAAATCTTCTAACTTATAAAAGCAAAGGGCCAGAAggattcagtgtagaattctatcAAAACTTCAAAGAAGTAACatcaatattcctcaaattattccatagcaaggatatttcttaattttttatgaaGCCAATATCACCCGGATACTAAAACTggccaaagactcaacaaaaaaagaaaattagttttgaaAGAACATGCATGCAAAAGTTCTcaataaaaatacttgcaaaccaaattctaaaaccacaaaaagattatccaccatgaccaagtcatCTTCATCCCAAagatgtagggatggttcaacacaCAGAGGatatataataaaggcaatatatagcaagcctatagccaacatctccctaaatggagaaatactcaaAAGTTTTTCCACTAAAATCATGCCCCACTCTGTTCAACATAGCACTTAAAGTCTAAGCTAGAGGGAGATataggggatacaaataggaaaggaagaagccaaagtgcCCTTAAGTACAGATTATACTATTCTATACATAAAGAGCCTAATGACTCCATAAAAAAAAACTCCTACAGCTAAGATGCAGTTTCAACGAAGAAACAGGATGTaaaattaacacataaaaatcaatagccttcctatatacaaacaacaaacatacTCCAAGAAATTGCAGAAACAATCCCATTTATAGTAGtattcaaaacagaacaaaaaacttaGAATAAATCTAAGAAAGTAGAAAAGTTGtatcataaaaattttaaggcaatgaagaaagaaactgaagaaaccaGATGGAATGGCCTCCTATGCACATGGATTGGTAGGATAAATACtgtgaaaatggccattctaccaacaGCAATTTACAGACTTGGtgtaatccccatcaaaattccaacacagttcttcacagaaattgaaaaaaaaaaaaactattgtaaatttcacatgaaaatacaaagacCCAGGATAGTTAGAAAAATGTTTaactaaaagcaacaacaaaaggcatTGAGGTTATCACCATCTCAGATTTCAGGTTGTGCAATAGAGCTATAGTAACAAAAgcacagcatggtactgacataaaaaCAAGCACATTAACCAATGAAATAGAACTGAAGACCAACATATCTGCCATATTCCAacagccatcttttttttttaacccagaaaaaagccaacaaatcacattggagaaaagactgtatcttcaacaaatagtgctggtcaaactggatagctacatgtagaagaatgaaaacagaGCCTTTTCtctcaccctgcataaaactcaactctaaatggaACAAGGACTTCAACATAAGCCCTAATAGCCTGAATCTGCTAGAGGAGAAAGTAGGGACTATGACTGAacctatttgtatatttttaaatagccaaaggaaaagaaaacatgaatatcTCTCTCAAGTGACCTaagataattatataaaattcaaatttcaacTCAAAGTTTTAGAGCAACACAGTCATGTTCATCTTTCTACATTTTGTGTTACAATAGTTTGAGTTGAACAACTAACAGAGCCAGTGAAACTAGCCCCTTACGGAACAAGCTACAGTGCACACAATTCATCATAAAGAAGCAATCCAATGAGAACAACTTTAGATACAGAAGAAACTTCAGGAACGacatttccttttcattctgaAATACTTAATTACAAATAGTTCATCCTTAAAATCTCAGTTGGATACTGACTGAGGCGAGAAGCAATAGGCTTTACCAGCAGGATGGTGTGTTACTCTGCTCAGGTGAAGGATTAAACTTTTCAGTCTCTTTTGGGCTACACACGCACACTCAAACTACACACACATTCTTAGTCAGGATTGTGTCTAAGACAGAATAGGTAGTTATCTGAGAAAATAATTACTCTGCAGAATAGTCTCTTACTGGCAAAACTAACAGGAtgttaaatgctttccttaaaGCTGACTTCCTCTGcgtcaagaaaaacaaaaataaaaataaaaaccaaagctgTGGCTGTATTACTTTTGGGGAGAGTAATGatgacaacaaaaacagcaactaGGCTAAAGACAGAGCTGGCTAAGTCATCTGAGGTTGTCAGATGACCATTTGGCTTTGACACCACTTTCTTTAAGGACAGACCAAGTCCCCCATGAGTAGAATATGTTCCTGATGTTTCACTACCACTGGAGACTTAAATTTGTGCAGCTATAAATAGCATGAAGCCTAGTTTCTACACAGATGTGGGTAGCACGGATGCTTCTCTCATGGAGTGACTGGCTAAGCTGGTAAGTGGAAGATTCTATCATATTCAAGTCAATTCAATGAGGAAACACGAGGCACATTTTCACCCTGTTTTACTGCTCAGTTGAGAATCTGTGCTTTTTCAAAGTCAATACCATCTCGTCTTGTTGCTGTGGATATTATGTACTACTGCATTTGAGAAGTAGAACTTCCTTTACATCACATAAATACTATACTCTGCTATCTGTTATCAGGGAAACATTTACTAGCAGCCTCAATGGAATTTGAGATGGTTACAAGAAGAGGAACTGCTGAGCTGGGGATATaacaatggtagagcacttgcctagtgtgcaagtggccctgggttccatctctatTTGgtcatggaagaagagaactagaTATGGTGGTggcaggttgaggcaggaagatggccacTAATTCAaagatagcctggtctacttagcaaTTACCAGATCAACCAAAACATaaatagtgagactctatctcaaaaacgaggaggaggaagatgtagGGAATGGGAGGTACATGTTTTCCCTTATGCACAAtgaagggggggaggaggaagaggaagagggctaCTGAGATGGAAAAATGTGTAATAACTAAAGGTAAATATGAACAAAGTCTAacaatatatgtgtatgaaagtgtcataaagaaaagcattatTTATGTGCTAAAAATATAATCAGAGGAGTAGAGAACTGGGTtggtagttaagaacacttagtACTCTTATAGAGGACCTATGTTTTATAACTACCTATAACTTCACCTCTAGCGTTCTGAAACCTTAAGGCCTCTACAGGCACAacttttgtgtacacacacacacacacacacacacacacacacacacacacacacacaaatacattgttaaaaattaataaaaaataaaatttttttaaaaagtaaaatgaggggctggagagatggctcagtggttaagagcacccatctgctcttccaaaagttctgagtccaattcccagcaaccacatgatggctcataaccatctacaatgagatctggtgccttctctggtatgcaggtatatatgtgggcagagtactacataaataataaataagtaaatcttcaaaaagtgtgtgagagagagaaataaagttaaataaatattttcttaaaattaagagaaaatcTGGACATAATGTGACAGCATGTACCTATATTCCTAGTACTTGGtggttaaagaaaacaaaaattagtgaaaagataaaaggaaaacatttaacattattttcaaatacagacatgcatgcatgtagataAATATATATCTTTGCTTGCACActtatttgtatgcatatatgtggaatgcatgagtatatatatataaaataacacagatgaacatgcatacaaatatatataactaCACAGGTTTAGCCACACCAGCATAGCCATACACAGGCACAAATAcatgcagagagaaaaacaattcATACATTCATGGAGATATACTCATGTATAATAAACACATGCCAAAAGCATACCAGCTATCATTACTATCATTCTTCCATCAGCATATGTGAAACATTAATCACAAGCATCTATAGAGTACTGAAGAGTAGATGTAGACACAGTAGACTCTCCccataaacatcacctgcttgCCAATTCATGGAAATATCTCCCAAAAAAGGTGGTGCCTGAGCACACAGGAATGCTAT includes the following:
- the Shroom2 gene encoding protein Shroom2 isoform X1; the protein is MEGAEPRARPERLAEAEARAADGDRLVEVQLSGGAPWGFTLKGGREHGEPLIITKIEEGSKAAAVDKLLAGDEIVAINDVSLSGFRQEAICLVKGSHKTLKLVVKRKSDPSWRPHSWHATKFFDVHPEPAASLFLNTSSSSSWKSQRQASSSSHDLSGSWEHTSLQRTSDHFSSVGSIDSLDHSSQLYPSGHLSSAKSNSSIDHLGGHSKRDSAYGSFSTCSSTPDHTLPKADASSTENILYKVGLWEASRPGSGRQSQSASDPQGLQDRPSCFTPRVPGNSSKSPRAEDNIEPKIATSGRANFGPVWYVPDKKKGPSSPPPLAPPLRSDSFAVAARGHEKASMQHFTTLPHVQPRGDRRLETTDRQWRLAHPSSGKEIGNLAYQPEGHPDCRWLCSDDRTGGPSGASGRLQFSLSSTDVHFLKSYHGSQHPRQSSDESTRILSSPRELPHITPAGGLQEAPAPSQDDNPVQVRWPGSTNQKLDDRGRSHHFSVLPRQPVQGSAQVVIPRGDYWHSDTTTPVDREYPFLRPVGQRGYLQQHEETLASQDREGHHQLNAGVEGCCSGVQEHPRASHTMRTSLQCPGNDFTVVDGDSGRISRQRTPMLHSLTQDGAWRPENSKDCGNEKLTLLDTQMGKPTRRSDRFATTLRNEIQMRRAKLQKSKSTVTLAGDSEAEDCAGDWRADVGAVPEGPFPSTYKEHLKEAQTRVLKATSFQRRDLDPTPADQYLGPPEERTCDHTASSSLSSFPGEPDTVPHHSEAGLAKLPSSGGGVPHILRIGGRKRFTAEQKLKSYSEPEKINEVGLSGDHNPHPNVRTPEDTVGTFADRWKFFEETSKSLLQKPGHRQAVCGPPREKAERPQTEGHECESTEPWFQKRSRATSCGEFLSDDSKVEKASEKLNPPKRLGTFAEYQASWKEQKKPLEAKSSGRYHSADDILDAGLDQQQRPQYIHERSRSSPSTDYYSQEVPIEPNRQSEDSGEHKEALPHTLQAEEGCSAPSSAQPQDSRHVNEDTTFSQPEAQLSSKCQHLQKSAMETSRSPSPQFAPQKLTDKPPLLIHEDNSARIERVMDNNTTVKMVPIKIVHSESQPEKESRQSLACPAELPALPSGLERDQIKTLSTSEQCYSRFCVYTRQEVEAPHRARPPEPRPPSTPAPPVGDSCSSPPSLNYGKAKEKTIDDLKSEELAREIVGKDKSLADILDPSVKIKTTMDLMEGIFPKDEYLLEEAQQRRKLLPKVPSPRVTEDKKQEPGVPGVVSLATNSTYYSTSAPKAELLIKMKDLQEPEEYSGGDLDHDLSVKKQELIDSISRKLQVLREARESLLEDIQANNALGDEVEAIVKDVCKPNEFDKFRMFIGDLDKVVNLLLSLSGRLARVENALNNLDDSPSPGDRQSLLEKQRVLTQQHEDAKELKENLDRRERIVFDILATYLSEESLADYEHFVKMKSALIIEQRELEDKIHLGEEQLKCLFDSLQPERSK
- the Shroom2 gene encoding protein Shroom2 isoform X2, with translation MEGAEPRARPERLAEAEARAADGDRLVEVQLSGGAPWGFTLKGGREHGEPLIITKIEEGSKAAAVDKLLAGDEIVAINDVSLSGFRQEAICLVKGSHKTLKLVVKRKSDPSWRPHSWHATKFFDVHPEPAASLFLNTSSSSSWKSQRQASSSSHDLSGSWEHTSLQRTSDHFSSVGSIDSLDHSSQLYPSGHLSSAKSNSSIDHLGGHSKRDSAYGSFSTCSSTPDHTLPKADASSTENILYKVGLWEASRPGSGRQSQSASDPQGLQDRPSCFTPRVPGNSSKSPRAEDNIEPKIATSGRANFGPVWYVPDKKKGPSSPPPLAPPLRSDSFAVAARGHEKASMQHFTTLPHVQPRGDRRLETTDRQWRLAHPSSGKEIGNLAYQPEGHPDCRWLCSDDRTGGPSGASGRLQFSLSSTDVHFLKSYHGSQHPRQSSDESTRILSSPRELPHITPAGGLQEAPAPSQDDNPVQVRWPGSTNQKLDDRGRSHHFSVLPRQPVQGSAQVVIPRGDYWHSDTTTPVDREYPFLRPVGQRGYLQQHEETLASQDREGHHQLNAGVEGCCSGVQEHPRASHTMRTSLQCPGNDFTVVDGDSGRISRQRTPMLHSLTQDGAWRPENSKDCGNEKLTLLDTQMGKPTRRSDRFATTLRNEIQMRRAKLQKSKSTVTLAGDSEAEDCAGDWRADVGAVPEGPFPSTYKEHLKEAQTRVLKATSFQRRDLDPTPADQYLGPPEERTCDHTASSSLSSFPGEPDTVPHHSEAGLAKLPSSGGGVPHILRIGGRKRFTAEQKLKSYSEPEKINEVGLSGDHNPHPNVRTPEDTVGTFADRWKFFEETSKSLLQKPGHRQAVCGPPREKAERPQTEGHECESTEPWFQKRSRATSCGEFLSDDSKVEKASEKLNPPKRLGTFAEYQASWKEQKKPLEAKSSGRYHSADDILDAGLDQQQRPQYIHERSRSSPSTDYYSQEVPIEPNRQSEDSGEHKEALPHTLQAEEGCSAPSAQPQDSRHVNEDTTFSQPEAQLSSKCQHLQKSAMETSRSPSPQFAPQKLTDKPPLLIHEDNSARIERVMDNNTTVKMVPIKIVHSESQPEKESRQSLACPAELPALPSGLERDQIKTLSTSEQCYSRFCVYTRQEVEAPHRARPPEPRPPSTPAPPVGDSCSSPPSLNYGKAKEKTIDDLKSEELAREIVGKDKSLADILDPSVKIKTTMDLMEGIFPKDEYLLEEAQQRRKLLPKVPSPRVTEDKKQEPGVPGVVSLATNSTYYSTSAPKAELLIKMKDLQEPEEYSGGDLDHDLSVKKQELIDSISRKLQVLREARESLLEDIQANNALGDEVEAIVKDVCKPNEFDKFRMFIGDLDKVVNLLLSLSGRLARVENALNNLDDSPSPGDRQSLLEKQRVLTQQHEDAKELKENLDRRERIVFDILATYLSEESLADYEHFVKMKSALIIEQRELEDKIHLGEEQLKCLFDSLQPERSK